A region of Lycium barbarum isolate Lr01 chromosome 3, ASM1917538v2, whole genome shotgun sequence DNA encodes the following proteins:
- the LOC132632648 gene encoding BOI-related E3 ubiquitin-protein ligase 1-like translates to MFGESSNGNTLFPASLEGNRFQYDVSALPQLQLFGDVTVGCSGYPISQTVNEHPSAALCPTKRVRDVEPNYSQQKLKISLNNNFGQNEVDQAGSILNPITVSTGLRLSYEEKERNSSVTSAPENMKAAVPALMRIDSGFKYEIDRQREEFDYYMKVQGDNMMKGMRELIHRQTASLLNSLQKEANKRLYEKDLEIDNLNSKNRELGERIKQITAEAQSWHYRAKYNESVVNALKSNIQQAMAQGSMQAKEGCGDSEVDDAASSTNHHHLASGSQDQVIQMQQLKCRACKSKEVSVLLFPCRHLCLCKECEGYVDSCPVCQVMKTASVQVYMS, encoded by the exons atgtttggagaaagCAGTAATGGCAACACTTTGTTTCCAGCTTCATTAGAGGGGAATCGTTTCCAGTATGATGTGAGTGCATTGCCTCAGCTGCAACtatttggagatg TTACCGTTGGATGTAGTGGCTACCCGATAAGCCAGACAGTCAATGAACACCCATCTGCTGCACTTTGTCCTACCAAAAGAGTCCGGGATGTTGAACCCAACTATAGCCAGCAAAAGCTTAAGATATCCTTGAATAATAACTTTGGTCAGAATGAAGTGGATCAAGCAGGAAGTATTTTGAATCCAATTACTGTATCAACTGGACTTAGACTTTCTTATGAGGAAAAAGAACGCAATTCATCAGTCACTTCTGCCCCTGAAAATATGAAAGCAGCCGTTCCTGCTCTTATGCGAATAGACAGTGGTTTTAAATATGAGATTGACAGGCAAAGAGAAGAATTTGATTACTACATGAAAGTTCAG GGAGATAATATGATGAAGGGCATGAGGGAGTTGATTCATCGACAGACAGCATCTTTACTGAACTCCTTGCAAAAAGAAGCTAACAAGAGATTATATGAGAAAGATCTTGAAATAGACAATTTGAACAGCAAGAACAGGGAACTTGGGGAGAGAATTAAGCAGATTACTGCAGAAGCTCAATCTTGGCATTACAGAGCCAAGTACAATGAGTCGGTTGTCAATGCCCTGAAAAGCAATATTCAGCAGGCCATGGCCCAAGGTTCCATGCAAGCTAAGGAAGGCTGCGGAGATAGTGAAGTAGATGATGCTGCCTCAAGTACAAACCACCACCATTTGGCAAGTGGTTCGCAAGACCAAGTAATCCAAATGCAGCAGCTAAAATGCAGAGCATGCAAGAGTAAAGAAGTCAGTGTCTTGTTATTTCCATGCAGGCACTTGTGTCTTTGTAAAGAATGTGAAGGATATGTTGATAGTTGCCCAGTATGCCAGGTAATGAAGACTGCAAGTGTTCAAGTTTACATGTCATGA
- the LOC132632647 gene encoding triose phosphate/phosphate translocator, non-green plastid, chloroplastic-like produces the protein MQSTAISFSPSISLPKNPHKSRFNPLFPQSVRPSLHFNSLNGSAARKINPIRCSANLNRDGWISVPSPVPERESEGVEVRATSVPETAGEAPKSKLTETIVLGSLFGLWYLFNIYFNIYNKQVLKAFHYPVTVTLAQFAVGTVLVILMWTLNLYKRPKISGAQLVAILPLAMVHTLGNLFTNMSLGKVAVSFTHTIKAMEPFFSVVLSAMFLGEFPTIWVLSSLVPIVGGVGLASMTEASFNWPGFWSAMASNLTNQSRNVLSKKFMVRKEESLDNITLFSIITIMSFFLLAPYAFFTEGVKFTPAYLEAAGVNVNQLYTRSLIAALCFHAYQQVSYMILQRVSPVTHSVGNCVKRVVVIVTSVLFFRTPVSPINGLGTGVALAGVFLYSRVKRIKPKAKAE, from the exons ATGCAGAGCACAGCAATCTCATTTTCTCCGTCAATCTCACTCCCTAAGAACCCTCACAAGAGCAGATTCAATCCTTTATTTCCTCAATCTGTTCGGCCGTCACTCCATTTTAACTCCCTAAATGGCTCCGCAGCGAGGAAAATAAATCCAATTCGATGTTCAGCCAATTTGAATCGTGACGGATGGATTTCAGTTCCATCGCCGGTTCCCGAGCGTGAATCCGAAGGAGTGGAGGTTCGTGCCACGTCAGTGCCGGAGACAGCTGGTGAGGCTCCGAAATCCAAGCTAACAGAGACTATTGTGCTGGGATCTCTTTTCGGGCTTTGGTATCTATTTAACATCTACTTCAACATTTACAACAAGCAG GTGCTGAAAGCGTTCCATTACCCAGTTACAGTGACTCTGGCGCAATTTGCTGTTGGCACAGTCCTTGTAATTCTAATGTGGACTCTTAACCTGTACAAAAGGCCAAAAATTAGTGGTGCACAG CTTGTTGCAATTTTGCCATTGGCAATGGTGCATACCTTGGGCAACCTTTTCACCAACATGAGTCTTGGGAAAGTTGCTGTGTCGTTCACTCACACTATCAAAGCTATGGAGCCATTCTTCTCTGTTGTCCTCTCTGCTATGTTCTTAGGCGAG TTCCCTACCATATGGGTTTTGTCTTCTCTTGTACCAATTGTTGGTGGAGTGGGACTGGCATCTATGACTGAGGCATCTTTTAATTG GCCTGGATTTTGGAGTGCAATGGCCTCTAATTTAACCAATCAATCTCGTAATGTCCTCAGCAAGAAGTTTATGGTTCGGAAAGAG GAATCATTGGATAATATTACTCTCTTTTCAATAATCACGATCATGTCCTTTTTCTTGCTGGCCCCATACGCCTTTTTCACGGAAGGTGTCAAGTTCACTCCTGCTTACCTGGAAGCTGCA GGAGTGAATGTCAACCAGCTTTACACAAGGTCTCTCATTGCTGCTCTCTGCTTCCATGCTTATCAGCAG GTTTCCTACATGATATTGCAGAGGGTATCTCCTGTTACTCATTCTGTGGGTAACTGTGTGAAGCGAGTGGTGGTTATTGTGACTTCCGTTCTCTTCTTCCGCACACCTGTTTCTCCCATTAACGGTTTGG GCACCGGAGTTGCCCTTGCTGGAGTTTTCCTATATTCAAGGGTGAAGCGCATTAAGCCCAAGGCAAAAGCAGAATGA
- the LOC132632649 gene encoding fasciclin-like arabinogalactan protein 4 yields the protein MATSIFISHFTLVYFLLLSTTSPIPIFAINITHLLSSYPQLSEFTNLLSTTAVAADLAPRSSVTLLVVPNTFLHNSDLLNNNHSPDNLADVIRCHVLLEYFSWPDFKLIPPTGKLVTTLFQATGRAPNNLGSVNITRDPTSNAITIHSSNSNATIISLVKTLPYNISIFTVDSVLVPYGFNLMASETRPPLGLNITKTLIDGHNFNVAASMLTASGVEEEFENYEGGAGITLFVPTDQAFTDLSSSMMFQSLPAEKKADVLRFHVLHSYYPLGSLQSIVNPVQPTLATEKNGAGSFTLNISRVNGSLSIQTGLVKASVTRTVFDQNPVAIFGVSTVLLPKEFFGDKPIEVNKPRLANPPDISLSPVNSPDIDDSASHLSSPPGLEDKTMSSVNRESVVSVFLGLWCIGFYLLVTIN from the coding sequence ATGGCTACCtcaattttcatttcccattttacccttgtctATTTCCTTCTCCTATCCACTACTTCCCCTATCCCCATTTTCGCCATTAACATCACCCATCTCCTCTCATCCTACCCTCAACTCTCCGAATTCACTAATCTCCTCTCCACCACCGCCGTCGCCGCCGATCTAGCACCGCGCTCCTCCGTCACCCTCCTCGTCGTACCCAACACCTTCCTTCACAACTCCGATCTCTTAAACAACAATCATTCACCTGACAATCTTGCTGACGTCATTCGTTGCCATGTCCTTCTTGAATACTTCTCTTGGCCTGATTTTAAACTCATACCCCCAACCGGAAAACTTGTTACCACTCTGTTCCAAGCAACGGGTCGTGCTCCGAACAATCTCGGGTCGGTTAATATCACCCGTGACCCGACTTCAAATGCCATCACTATCCATTCATCCAATTCCAATGCTACGATTATCAGTCTTGTGAAGACACTTCCGTATAATATCTCTATTTTCACTGTTGACTCTGTTTTAGTTCCTTATGGGTTTAATTTAATGGCATCTGAAACACGACCTCCTTTAGGTCTTAACATAACGAAGACCCTTATTGATGGTCATAATTTCAATGTTGCTGCTTCAATGTTAACAGCATCAGGGGTAGAAGAGGAATTTGAGAATTACGAAGGTGGTGCTGGAATAACATTGTTTGTACCGACAGATCAAGCATTTACAGATCTGTCATCATCTATGATGTTCCAATCTTTGCCAGCTGAGAAAAAAGCAGATGTGTTAAGGTTCCACGTGTTGCATTCTTACTACCCACTCGGGTCGCTCCAATCTATAGTGAACCCGGTTCAACCAACATTAGCAACAGAGAAAAACGGGGCTGGAAGTTTTACACTCAATATATCTAGAGTTAACGGGTCGTTATCGATCCAAACTGGGCTTGTTAAAGCGTCGGTGACCCGAACCGTGTTTGATCAAAACCCGGTTGCGATATTCGGGGTGTCAACGGTTTTATTGCCTAAAGAATTTTTTGGGGATAAACCAATTGaggtaaataaaccaagattagcTAACCCACCGGATATTTCTTTATCGCCGGTGAATTCGCCGGATATTGACGACTCAGCTAGCCATTTATCTTCGCCGCCGGGATTGGAGGATAAAACGATGTCGTCTGTGAATAGGGAAAGTGTAGTAAGTGTATTTTTGGGTTTATGGTGCATAGGATTCTATCTACTGGTGACAATTAATTAA
- the LOC132634209 gene encoding transcription factor MYB98-like yields the protein MEFDHNSKQDVFCTIPKDYLQDFHHLDLTFSLAGGPLAFNTNPDHNFTIEINGYDPLFDPCSNHDANFSSMDQDFNFDYEFKPFEQNGASGSTLFMKNFESSMDVNYNFSCDQDMKPINFNVVPDESSCISTVDNNSNFYGHKEIGGRKNKKLIKSNEKSLSSSSMRKLGRGRKKSKSAKGQWTNEEDRNLINLVEKFGDRKWSQIAQMLKGRIGKQCRERWHNHLRPDIKKDLWTEEEDRILIEAHAEIGNKWAEIATRLPGRTENSIKNHWNATKRRQFSRRKCRTKWPKPSSLLQNYIKSLNFETDNINNSNSNDTTLNNINNAPKLEPIEQVLAYYDFSEVPEFALDDKLFDDLEIRYELNKELDLMDLIPSVNPEI from the exons ATGGAGTTTGATCATAATAGTAAACAAGATGTTTTTTGCACAATCCCTAAAGATTATCTTCAAGATTTTCACCACCTTGATCTTACTTTTTCTCTTGCGGGAGGACCATTAGCCTTCAACACGAACCCTGATCACAATTTCACGATTGAGATAAATGGTTATGATCCGTTATTTGACCCATGTTCGAATCATGATGCAAACTTCTCATCAATGGATCAAGATTTCAACTTTGATTATGAGTTTAAGCCATTTGAACAAAATGGTGCAAGTGGTAGCACATTATTCATGAAGAATTTTGAGAGTTCTATGGATGTGAATTACAACTTTAGCTGTGATCAAGATATGAAGCCTATCAACTTCAATGTTGTGCCTGATGAAAGTTCATGCATTAGTACTgttgataataatagtaattttTATGGTCATAAAGAAATTGGTGGACGAAAGAATAAGAAGCTTATAAAGAGCAATGAGAAAAGTTTATCATCTTCATCTATGAGAAAATTAGGAAGGGGTCGAAAGAAGTCAAAATCAGCCAAAGGTCAATGGACTAATGAAGAAGATCg GAATTTGATCAATTTGGTAGAGAAATTTGGCGATAGAAAATGGTCACAAATTGCACAAATGCTGAAAGGGAGAATAGGGAAGCAATGTAGAGAGAGGTGGCACAATCATCTTAGACCTGATATCAAA AAGGATTTATGGACAGAGGAGGAAGATAGGATCTTAATCGAAGCACATGCAGAGATAGGAAACAAATGGGCAGAAATCGCAACGAGACTTCCTGGTAGAACTGAAAATTCCATAAAGAACCATTGGAATGCTACAAAAAGAAGGCAATTCTCAAGACGAAAATGTCGCACCAAATGGCCAAAGCCAAGCTCTCTCCTCCAGAATTATATCAAAAGTTTGAACTTCGAAACGGATAATATTAATAATAGCAACAGCAATGACACAACccttaataatattaataatgcaCCTAAACTAGAGCCAATTGAGCAAGTTCTTGCATATTATGATTTTAGTGAAGTCCCAGAATTTGCTTTGGACGACAAACTGTTTGATGATTTGGAGATTCGTTATGAACTAAATAAGGAGCTTGACTTAATGGATTTGATTCCTAGTGTTAATCCAGAGATATAG